The sequence below is a genomic window from Bacteroidales bacterium.
GTACAACGGCGGTCTTTTCCGGAATGATGAACTTCTTGACAGCACTGAATTGAAAATTGATGATGAAGTTCTTGAAAAAGACAGCCTTACATTATCGGCTTACGATTTTAATACCGAAGTTGATGTAAATATTCTGGGGCATATCTTTGAACATTCATTGAATGAAATTGAAGAAATAACTGCGAAGCTTTCGGCAACAGCCGAAACAAGGGGACATGTCCCCTTGAAAAAAAAGAAAACCAAACGTAAAAAAGACGGTATTTTCTATACCCCTAAATATATAACAAAATACATTGTAGAAAACACAGTAGGTACGCTTTGCAAAGAAAAAAAGGAAGAACTAAAAATAAATAATTTATTTATTGATGATACCTATCGTCGCACGGCGACAACAAGGGGACGTGTCCCCTTGTCCCTTTCGGAGAAAGGGAAAAAACTATATAAAATTCTAAACACCTATAAAGATTGGTTGCTGACATTAAAAATACTTGACCCCGCTTGCGGTTCCGGTGCATTTTTAAATGCAACTCTTGATTTTTTAATTGCCGAACACAAACAAACCGATAATTTAATAGCCGAACTCACAGGCGATGCACTTGGTTTGTTTGATACCGATAAAGCCATTTTGGAAAACAATATTTTTGGTGTAGATATTAATGAAGAAAGCGTTGAAATAGCAAAACTTTCAATGTGGTTGCGTACTGCACAAAAAGGCAGGCCGCTTTCCGATTTATCCGGTAATATTAAATGCGGAAACTCACTTATTGATGACCCCGAAGTAGCAGGAGATAAAGCTTTTGATTGGCATAAAGAATTTCCGCAGATATTTAAGAGAAAAGATAAAGAAGCATGGCATATAACGTTAGCAACACACGACAGCAGAACTTCGCAACGTATGATTGACCATAAAGTTCGCCTGAAAAGAGACGGCGGAATGCGACCGAAAGCCGAACCGATATGGTTGGATACAGAAGACGAACTGTTTGTTACAAAACACATAGCCGAAATTATAAAAGAAGATAATCTGAATGTAACAGCATATAATATATGTGGCGACCATGTACACTTGTTATTGGTATGCGAAAAAGAAGAAATGTCGAAGATAGTCGGAAAAATAAAAGCCGTAAGTGCAAGAGAATATAATATAGAAAAAGGGATAACTATACCCGAAACTTCTACGAACGAAAGCGATACCATCGCAACAAGGGGACATGTCCCCTTGTCGGAAAACTACGATACCGAACATGTCCCCTTGTCGAAGAAAGAAACGAACTCGAAAACCGAAACGAAAAAGAAAAAATATAACTCCCTCTGGGTACAAAAATTCGGAAAGAAAAAAATAACCGATAAAGAACAATACCGAAACACCCTAAACTATATTGTAAATAACCGAATAAAACACGAACTGCCGGAAAACAAGGATTTGCAAAGCATGGCAAAAGAAATGAGTTGTACTGCAAAACATGCCTTTCGTGCTGAATATAAGGGCGGTTTTGATGTTGTAATTGGTAATCCTCCGTATATTAATCTCCAAGGTCTAAAAGCAAATTATGAAAAAGAAACTGCATTCTATAAAAAAATGTATAAGTCTGCTACTTCAAATTACGACATATATGTTTTGTTTATTGAAAAATCCTTTTTCTTGATAAATGAAAAAGGAAAAGTAAGCTATATCTTACCTCATAAGTTTTTAATTTCTGAATTTGGAAAAGGAATACGAGGTATGCTTACTGAACAAAAAGCAGTACAACAACTTTTACATTTTGGTTCAGAAATGGTTTTTGCTGATGCTTCTACTTATACTTGTATTCTAACTTTGTCTCACAACAATTCATTCTTAAGGTTCAAACAATTAAGTCCTTCAAAAATTTCAGAACCAATCAAGTTTGATAATATTAAATATGAAAATCTAAATTCAGAAAACTGGAATTTGAATAGTTCAGAAATATCCAAAGTATTAGACAAACTGGACAAACAACCATATACTCTGAAAAATGCTTTTAATAGGTTCGTTCAAGGAATAATAACAGGAAAAGATGCTGTTTTTTGCATTAAAGGAGAATTAAAAGGGCAATACATTAATCATATTAATGATAAGGGGGAAATATTTCATATTGAAGCTAAAATTACAAAACAACATTTAAGAGGCGAAGATATTGGGAAATATAGACATTTAAAACATAAAGAATGGTTGATTTTTCCGTATGAGATAAAAGAAGGAAAAGCAGTTCTTTATTCTCAAAACGAAATGAAAAATAATTTTCCAAATACATGGAGTTATTTACAAGAATTTGAACAAGTATTAAGGAGTAGAGAGCGAGATAAGTTTGATAATGACTTATGGTTTCAATACAGCAGGAATCAGGCAATTTCAGTTTTGGAACAACCAAAAATTATTACACCTGAAATATGCTTTGGAGGAAGTATGACAATTGATTTATCAAATTTCTATCATAATAGTAAATGTCATTCTTTGCTATTATCAGATGAAACAGGTTACGATTTAAAATCAATTTTACCGATTTTAAACAGTTCTGTATTTTGGTTTTTCGCATCTAAAACCGGTAATGTATTAAGAGGTGGTTATATTGGGATAAAAAGAAAATTACTTGAAGCTTTTCCTTTACCAAATTTGCCGGAAAACCAACAACCTTTCATAGAAAAAGCTGACCAAATGCTTTCCCTAAACAAAGAGCTACAAAACAAATCAGAAAAATTCATAAAACGTATAAAATCAAATTTAGAAATTGAAAAAATCACAAAGAAACTTCAAAATTTCTATGATTATGATTTTAAAACCTTTATAGCCGAACTAAAAAAACAAAAAATAAAACTCTCACTCACCCAACAAGATGAATGGGAAGATTATTTCGACACATACAAACAAGAAATAAACCAAGTCCAAACCCAAATATCCCAAACCGACAAAGAAATTGATAAAATGGTTTATGAACTGTATGAACTTACGGAGGAGGAAATTGGGATTATTGAAAATTCTGTAAAATAGAAGGAATGGGAATAACAATTACAGATAAAATGTTACGAGAAATATATATCATTCAAAATGTATTTGAACTGCAATATTACAAATATGAAAAAACCAATCATTTTCCATATGTATTTGACAGTGAGAGCAACTATGACATTGAAGGGCGTTATATTAATGACCTTGATATATGTTCAACTGATAACCTTTTTAATTTACAGAATTTTAAAAAAATTATTACAGAAAGGTATGAGAATACAAATAATCTCAATTTATTAAAAAATCAATTAAATAAAATAAAGCAAGAAGCAGAAATTGCAATAGACTTATATAATAAAAAACTAACCAAAGGGACCAAAAAAGTTGAAGAATTTAATAATTTTCGCAATCTATTAATTAATGGCAAAACTAAATTATTTAGAAAACATAGTGCAGTTCTTTTTGTTGATAATTATCAAATTTTTCACTTGATATTTGGAAGTAACCGCTTAACTGTTGATAAAAACTTTAATAAATCAGATTATTCATTTAACTATTCCTCTAATAATTACGAATTAGCATTCATTTGTCAATCTGTTATAGATTTTATTGACTATTTTAATTTTTCATTTTCCAAAGAACCCGAGAATTTAAAAGATTATATTAATAAATTGTTAAAAGTTCAACTTGAACATAAAATTAGATATGAAGGAAAGTATATAAATTATTGGCGAGATAAAAAATATACTAACCCAAAAACTGAAACAGAAATACAACAAGATATTTATAACACATTAGAACCTTTTTGTAAACATTATAATATTACTATTGAAAGAGAGATATACAGTGCAAATGGAAGTATTGATATGTATTTTGAGAGAAACAACGAAAAATTATGTTTAGAAGCAAAATTGGCACATCATCCGGATATTGAAACAGCTATTACTACACAATTACCGGAATATTTAGATGGAAAAAAAACAAAAAAAGGAATTTATTTAGTGTTTTGGTTTAAAACAGGAAACGATAAAATACCTATTTCACAAAAAGATGCAAAACTATGGGATGAGCCAAGAAAATATAATTCAACATATGAACTTAAACAAGTGTTAGAGAAAAACAAACCTAATGGCTACGATATTGATATTAAAATAATCAATGTTTCAAAACCTCAAACACCCAGTGAAATTAAACCGAGTAAAAACAAAAATATTAAAGCATAAAATGACACTCCAAAACTACAACGAAAATAAAGAACA
It includes:
- a CDS encoding Eco57I restriction-modification methylase domain-containing protein, with the protein product MSLFQKSVINKYLKNLDNEKVSKAYENFQKFYGDKLRLHNIMQLKEENYQEGFLREIFVETLGYTINPDNDFNLTTEYKNQKDARKADGAIVATATKRAIAVIELKSTKTKHLESIKEQAFSYKNNQPGCRYVITSNFQSLRFYIDDATEYEEFNLFNLKEKDFKLLYLLLSKESIFSDLPEKLKQETKFHENDISAQLYTDYKRFKNNIFENLVKNNPQHDKLLLFKKSQKLLDRFLFVFFAEDSGLIPPNAVSKIVEQWKMFKENDEYFPLYSRFQKLFSHLDKGYTYKTWGEIPAYNGGLFRNDELLDSTELKIDDEVLEKDSLTLSAYDFNTEVDVNILGHIFEHSLNEIEEITAKLSATAETRGHVPLKKKKTKRKKDGIFYTPKYITKYIVENTVGTLCKEKKEELKINNLFIDDTYRRTATTRGRVPLSLSEKGKKLYKILNTYKDWLLTLKILDPACGSGAFLNATLDFLIAEHKQTDNLIAELTGDALGLFDTDKAILENNIFGVDINEESVEIAKLSMWLRTAQKGRPLSDLSGNIKCGNSLIDDPEVAGDKAFDWHKEFPQIFKRKDKEAWHITLATHDSRTSQRMIDHKVRLKRDGGMRPKAEPIWLDTEDELFVTKHIAEIIKEDNLNVTAYNICGDHVHLLLVCEKEEMSKIVGKIKAVSAREYNIEKGITIPETSTNESDTIATRGHVPLSENYDTEHVPLSKKETNSKTETKKKKYNSLWVQKFGKKKITDKEQYRNTLNYIVNNRIKHELPENKDLQSMAKEMSCTAKHAFRAEYKGGFDVVIGNPPYINLQGLKANYEKETAFYKKMYKSATSNYDIYVLFIEKSFFLINEKGKVSYILPHKFLISEFGKGIRGMLTEQKAVQQLLHFGSEMVFADASTYTCILTLSHNNSFLRFKQLSPSKISEPIKFDNIKYENLNSENWNLNSSEISKVLDKLDKQPYTLKNAFNRFVQGIITGKDAVFCIKGELKGQYINHINDKGEIFHIEAKITKQHLRGEDIGKYRHLKHKEWLIFPYEIKEGKAVLYSQNEMKNNFPNTWSYLQEFEQVLRSRERDKFDNDLWFQYSRNQAISVLEQPKIITPEICFGGSMTIDLSNFYHNSKCHSLLLSDETGYDLKSILPILNSSVFWFFASKTGNVLRGGYIGIKRKLLEAFPLPNLPENQQPFIEKADQMLSLNKELQNKSEKFIKRIKSNLEIEKITKKLQNFYDYDFKTFIAELKKQKIKLSLTQQDEWEDYFDTYKQEINQVQTQISQTDKEIDKMVYELYELTEEEIGIIENSVK